One region of Termitidicoccus mucosus genomic DNA includes:
- the mobF gene encoding MobF family relaxase → MLTAKPQLNLSNAEGYFCEHLATGDYYMDGHVVRGEWRGVAASMLGLDGVVDEKSFLAMCEGRHPETGQPLTMRRNTTRREDEHTVSNRRVFYDFTISPPKSVSVVALWQDARIIELHDKAVRVMVDQLEKFAETRVRKDGENGERVTGGVVTALFRHDTSRELDPHLHTHCVVFNATYDWTEEKWKALHATGMYRAQKFAENLYYHEMAKGLRNLGYEIVNTPTGFEIQGVPESMVARFSKRHQQIDAETKKRIAEEGLRGNEKALRVQVAQDKRRRKIKSACAEKLRPRWASEMPPPEHAALAKLELARLPPPLPSVAPEKCGLPGFVAWADAHLFERRSVVGDYELMSAALARGRGQNFSLADLENEMAKRDYIRDAKSRKLTNREALVCEFSLVLAAQNGMRSHAALNLGHQPNASLSAEQRGAVLRILRSCDFITVFQGAAGSGKSLALREVARGLEDALHPVCVLTPQHQQAADLRRDGLVADTLARLLAEGAGGVDALPRGTVVVVDEAGQIGGRDMRALVELVQTCGGRLILSGDTRQQGAVAASDALRAIEEHTNLQTVRLEAIRRQDPAAVASREEKAFVRKYRSAVKAAAEGKLTVSFDRLDAMGCIRELEAAERMTELAREYCEALGRKEKVLAVAQTWDDVHAANDAIRARLREIGGLGAGRSVASWQSADLSEAQKRDARFYTPDAGVFFVRGYGRFKRGDWCEVTGANEHGVTLRKGGRATAVSFSYADRFVVTKTCELELARGDRLQMKFNGKSGEGATIRNGELVTVRRVMKDGRIRVKDDAGVTKTLSPSQRMFVRGYAVTSYASQGKTVDTVLVAHDGEHTPINRQQWYVGISRARRKIIVFTSDKEALRLNVERESDRELALSIQPDEATAEAVRQKLVEAFQLQLLQKAQQCLHESLRQWVPPPQVQQQPKQQLQQEQSINRGIRL, encoded by the coding sequence ATGCTGACGGCCAAGCCGCAGTTGAATCTTTCCAACGCGGAGGGGTATTTTTGCGAGCATCTGGCGACGGGCGATTACTACATGGACGGCCATGTGGTGCGCGGCGAATGGCGCGGGGTCGCCGCGTCCATGCTCGGGCTCGACGGCGTGGTGGACGAGAAAAGTTTTTTGGCGATGTGCGAAGGCCGGCACCCGGAAACCGGACAACCCTTGACGATGCGGCGCAACACGACCCGTCGCGAGGACGAGCACACGGTGTCGAATCGCCGCGTGTTTTATGACTTTACCATATCGCCACCGAAGTCGGTCTCGGTGGTCGCGCTCTGGCAGGATGCCCGGATTATCGAGCTGCACGACAAGGCCGTCCGCGTGATGGTCGATCAACTGGAAAAATTCGCCGAGACGCGCGTGCGCAAGGACGGCGAAAATGGCGAGCGCGTGACCGGCGGTGTCGTGACCGCGCTGTTCCGGCATGACACGAGCCGCGAACTCGACCCGCACCTGCACACGCATTGCGTGGTGTTCAACGCGACCTACGATTGGACAGAAGAAAAGTGGAAGGCGCTTCACGCGACCGGCATGTATCGGGCGCAAAAATTTGCCGAGAATCTTTACTACCATGAGATGGCGAAGGGACTCCGCAATCTCGGTTACGAAATCGTCAACACCCCGACCGGATTTGAGATTCAGGGGGTGCCGGAGAGCATGGTTGCCCGGTTTTCCAAGCGGCATCAGCAGATTGATGCGGAGACGAAAAAACGCATCGCGGAGGAAGGTCTGCGCGGGAACGAAAAGGCGCTCCGCGTGCAGGTCGCGCAGGACAAGCGGCGGCGTAAAATCAAAAGTGCGTGCGCGGAAAAACTGCGTCCGCGCTGGGCCTCAGAAATGCCCCCGCCCGAACACGCCGCGCTGGCGAAGCTGGAACTGGCGCGGCTGCCGCCGCCGCTGCCGTCGGTGGCCCCGGAGAAATGCGGGCTGCCCGGGTTTGTCGCGTGGGCGGACGCGCATCTGTTTGAGCGACGTTCGGTGGTCGGCGATTACGAGTTGATGTCGGCGGCGCTGGCCCGTGGGCGCGGTCAAAATTTTTCCCTGGCGGACTTGGAAAACGAGATGGCGAAGCGCGATTACATCCGCGACGCGAAGTCGCGCAAGCTGACCAACCGCGAGGCGCTGGTATGCGAGTTTTCCCTCGTGCTCGCCGCGCAGAACGGAATGCGCAGCCATGCCGCGCTCAACCTGGGGCATCAGCCGAATGCGTCGTTGTCGGCGGAGCAGCGCGGGGCGGTGCTCCGCATTCTGCGCAGTTGTGATTTTATCACGGTGTTTCAGGGGGCGGCGGGCAGCGGAAAGTCGCTGGCGCTCCGCGAAGTCGCGCGCGGTCTGGAGGATGCGCTGCATCCGGTGTGCGTGCTCACGCCGCAACACCAGCAGGCGGCGGACTTGCGCCGGGACGGACTGGTGGCGGACACCCTGGCGAGGCTGCTTGCCGAAGGGGCGGGAGGAGTGGACGCGCTGCCGCGTGGCACGGTCGTGGTCGTGGACGAGGCCGGGCAGATCGGTGGGCGCGACATGCGCGCGCTGGTTGAACTGGTGCAGACGTGCGGCGGGCGGTTGATCCTGTCGGGCGACACACGGCAGCAGGGCGCGGTGGCCGCGTCGGACGCGCTGCGCGCGATTGAAGAGCACACGAATTTGCAGACGGTGCGTCTGGAGGCAATCCGAAGGCAGGACCCGGCGGCGGTGGCATCGCGCGAGGAGAAAGCGTTCGTGCGAAAATATCGCTCGGCGGTGAAGGCGGCGGCGGAAGGGAAACTGACGGTCTCATTCGACCGGCTGGACGCAATGGGCTGCATTCGCGAATTGGAAGCCGCCGAGCGCATGACCGAACTGGCGCGCGAATATTGCGAGGCGCTGGGTCGCAAGGAAAAGGTGCTCGCGGTGGCGCAGACTTGGGATGACGTGCACGCGGCCAACGACGCCATCCGCGCGCGTCTGCGAGAAATCGGCGGACTTGGCGCGGGCAGGTCGGTCGCCTCGTGGCAGTCGGCGGACTTGAGCGAAGCGCAAAAGCGCGACGCGCGTTTCTACACGCCGGATGCGGGGGTCTTCTTTGTTCGTGGCTACGGACGTTTCAAGCGCGGTGATTGGTGCGAGGTCACCGGTGCAAACGAGCATGGCGTGACATTGCGCAAGGGCGGGCGCGCCACTGCGGTGAGCTTCAGTTACGCCGACCGCTTCGTCGTCACCAAAACCTGCGAGTTGGAACTGGCGCGCGGCGACCGGTTGCAGATGAAGTTCAACGGCAAGTCCGGTGAGGGGGCGACGATTCGCAACGGCGAACTGGTCACGGTGCGGCGCGTGATGAAGGACGGACGCATCCGCGTGAAGGATGACGCGGGCGTCACGAAAACGCTTTCGCCGTCACAACGCATGTTTGTGCGCGGCTATGCGGTCACCTCTTACGCGTCGCAAGGCAAGACGGTTGACACCGTGCTCGTCGCCCATGATGGCGAGCATACGCCGATAAACCGTCAGCAGTGGTATGTGGGCATATCGCGGGCGCGGCGGAAGATCATCGTGTTTACCAGTGACAAGGAGGCGCTGCGGCTGAATGTCGAGCGCGAGTCCGACCGCGAACTGGCGCTGTCCATCCAACCCGACGAGGCGACCGCCGAGGCCGTCCGCCAAAAATTGGTGGAGGCGTTTCAACTCCAGTTGTTGCAGAAAGCCCAGCAATGTCTGCACGAATCGCTCCGGCAATGGGTGCCGCCTCCGCAAGTGCAACAACAACCAAAACAGCAACTACAGCAGGAACAATCTATCAACAGAGGAATACGATTATGA
- a CDS encoding ATP-binding protein — translation MDDIVLATTGRLDALQLKHSTSPKGITLASLLKPSAEGKLSLIRQLADGWRALKKAHPDRVLSARLVFRGMPTGLGQLDDQIAVPEGENFHRFLLEGWGIHSKPEDLAKWNSLREAIIAETNLARDEVAVFFEECGIEFVNPTTPMDTSWAESDLDTLTNHLLKIAAADVRPGKIDQDTLLQGLEWNSRFQIRYSHEWKIDERYQSIHATTEPLINLLASIVGGYAALLGTPGSGKSTTLSHTLRKTGDWRFIPYYAYLPGDISQGRGEAVQFLHDLVLSLHRHGFRGRRGYATEELTSLRNELTDLFGELGEDFRKTGRRTVILVDGLDHIPREQTTTISLLSVLPHPDSIPSGVLFFLGSQTLALPRLSPAIQVSLEKENRIVRMSPMSRGEIRAFVERSQLAAPLDTDQFTQIESLSEGHPLSLALLVERLRPVKDCSEVNSILENAPAYGGHIENSYQVFWESIRRDSETRRMLARWARLQGSFALPELLEVFESTAVEKALETARPYLRVTGAETVDFFHNSFRQFVLTETRKSNLGIDENATIHRELSNLFAALPARSPLGWEAAYHARMAGAQPEALALSSPGRLRAQYLENRPIRGIFQDINAAVEITGRKDERAEAMGLLLNWQEFYQRARSTEQHDHVVLIYRLYGAQAVRRHIESKGWLTVGAKAAWQLCKALWESGEQTHAREVYEIAEPMGALTGQTAVEIGFHDESDGDFGEWAKLALNFRPLDEIIAGIGRLRAGKHHFGGQSNPEIKTARLRSDVLGALAKVFADRDDWLTVERLRAAVPEPQLRRWQLNLDWHMVHRHPKHAKTIEALSRLEVAYASEPEMAAELAEMLWRVTGDRARVVTWIERASQPESPVKDEVLNSGPKVRERLILTRILATVRLPVDVEKIVPEISGKRRYGSWLFDRAVTKLAILWGEGRAGKNYEPSELRIALRPLLRLYHHSHKETRDWGSWHDSAGRRKEYFEWVVRAVAAHGAEAVAVVGEEFDQIWENEQESTYWSASLRRDVAKRLYQHDGNLDAFRRRLDDSSRASANRSFLLDEISYELTDIVETWLLASAPDKARATYRQFLELSFAIPEKDGGSALEWIIWWERSLDGDRGKFAAGALHLGRLLERLHDQRRGEDLDDAGAAFLQILAQRDLALTHQYAVRFLDAGFQTFCVAVAADILSILKTVPAEADFAIVLATALLVPCATGTHENIARAIADLPARDRAIDECRRELIDAVETLALPRMRNAWMERLQGNTGTTHEETDDTDETEANDEFQKKDNEALQRWRTLNSAEAFLAAFREHSTAQESIFVNHDRRGYVLDRIPKKDWSTLFEAGLREDWSPLALSAFARELRAQGLHAEAAQIAGRAFATSDAKGWSEMRDGGTRLRPAKEWVASGGAEARATVFRQWIEDYAAGNAYAPATPASLRELCELFLERPPWAHLWKEMAEQQLALAEVRCEPLPFVESASAITPQQIAEHWIMWCAELPVPELHDAAFKALRSLGRDPRHYPWVHGVYARYLEINDETQCEALALLTENAELTAEAPVSLVNRCRELVNHPSAVVRDYALAAIEKWPEAKATVVESSRSELPVIYRLVLPPIQMKEFSLPMESYPKGAPPMETEDRYEWVLLYKAELETIADHSGIPFQNLVWRLTDLMLAADRATWSAEAEKKLIDRLDYAGLKLPYRRLRGQAASLALVRVLAELYDASRIDFDLYQALGVTLNPIDKVISAARPVTMPPEIVVPETRYLKRYDPIPWNTLPQDPLDVCVRKMRDGRAVIAELSRFRYWDRSLPTEIRSSVIIPVTSEAPPTWREDYGFVATNHMWRADAYPMLPGTGAISSPAVGGNDFGAMVGSGDWVAFNSAIARALKWRRRAGSMFGWENADGILQVETIWWSRGPYYRVDTHQEALSAQGWLIVATPDAVKSFKAITPLFRRAAVQRTTSGRDREPSTLLERSEELADSET, via the coding sequence ATGGACGACATCGTCCTAGCGACCACGGGGCGGCTGGATGCGCTGCAGTTGAAGCATAGCACCAGCCCCAAGGGAATTACTCTGGCATCGCTGCTGAAACCGTCTGCCGAAGGGAAGCTCTCACTCATCCGGCAACTGGCAGACGGATGGCGGGCATTGAAGAAAGCTCATCCAGACCGAGTCTTGTCCGCTCGGTTGGTTTTTCGGGGAATGCCGACTGGGTTGGGCCAACTCGACGATCAGATCGCCGTTCCCGAGGGGGAGAATTTTCACCGTTTTCTGCTCGAAGGATGGGGTATCCATTCCAAACCCGAAGACTTGGCAAAGTGGAACAGCCTGCGTGAGGCCATAATTGCGGAAACAAACCTGGCACGAGACGAGGTCGCGGTGTTTTTTGAGGAATGCGGGATCGAGTTCGTCAACCCGACGACCCCGATGGACACATCGTGGGCGGAGAGCGACCTAGACACACTGACTAATCACTTACTGAAGATTGCCGCTGCCGATGTTCGCCCGGGAAAAATCGACCAAGATACGCTACTACAGGGCCTCGAGTGGAATTCACGGTTTCAGATTCGATATTCGCATGAATGGAAGATAGACGAACGCTACCAGTCGATCCATGCGACGACTGAGCCACTCATCAACCTGTTGGCGTCGATCGTAGGAGGGTATGCAGCGCTGCTGGGCACACCGGGCTCCGGCAAGTCCACCACGCTTTCGCATACGCTGCGAAAAACAGGTGATTGGCGGTTTATTCCCTACTATGCATATCTCCCGGGAGATATTTCGCAGGGACGCGGAGAGGCGGTGCAGTTTCTTCACGATCTGGTACTTTCGCTGCACCGGCATGGGTTTCGCGGACGCCGAGGGTATGCCACCGAAGAGCTCACCAGCCTGCGCAATGAATTGACCGATTTGTTCGGCGAGTTGGGGGAGGATTTCCGGAAAACGGGGAGGCGCACCGTCATTCTGGTGGACGGGCTGGATCACATCCCACGGGAGCAGACGACGACGATTTCACTGCTGTCAGTGCTTCCGCATCCGGACAGCATTCCCTCGGGGGTGCTTTTCTTTCTCGGCTCGCAGACGCTTGCGTTGCCGAGACTCTCTCCTGCGATCCAAGTCTCGCTGGAGAAGGAAAACCGGATAGTCCGAATGTCCCCGATGTCGCGGGGTGAGATCCGAGCCTTCGTCGAGCGTTCACAGCTTGCGGCGCCGCTGGATACCGACCAGTTCACGCAGATCGAGAGCTTGAGCGAGGGGCATCCCCTTTCTCTCGCACTGCTAGTCGAACGGTTACGCCCCGTGAAAGACTGCTCTGAGGTGAATTCGATTCTGGAGAATGCGCCAGCCTACGGTGGCCACATCGAGAACAGCTATCAGGTTTTCTGGGAAAGCATCCGGCGCGATTCCGAAACCCGGCGTATGCTTGCCCGTTGGGCTAGGCTTCAGGGTTCGTTTGCGCTGCCGGAATTACTGGAAGTGTTTGAGTCCACCGCTGTGGAAAAGGCGTTGGAGACGGCTCGCCCCTACCTTCGCGTTACCGGAGCCGAAACGGTCGATTTCTTCCACAACAGCTTTCGGCAATTTGTTCTCACCGAGACACGCAAGTCGAACCTCGGGATCGACGAGAATGCGACGATTCATCGCGAGCTCTCTAATCTATTCGCCGCGCTTCCGGCCCGCTCACCTTTGGGTTGGGAGGCGGCCTATCACGCAAGGATGGCCGGAGCCCAGCCCGAAGCTCTTGCGCTTTCCTCGCCAGGGCGCCTACGTGCGCAGTATCTGGAGAACCGGCCAATCAGGGGAATCTTCCAAGACATCAACGCGGCAGTGGAAATCACAGGCCGGAAGGATGAGCGGGCTGAAGCAATGGGCCTGCTGCTCAACTGGCAGGAATTCTATCAGCGGGCCCGATCAACTGAGCAGCACGACCATGTGGTGCTAATCTATCGGCTTTACGGGGCGCAGGCGGTTCGTCGCCACATTGAGAGTAAGGGTTGGTTAACCGTAGGTGCGAAAGCGGCATGGCAGTTATGCAAGGCCTTGTGGGAGTCTGGCGAGCAGACGCATGCTCGAGAAGTTTACGAAATCGCCGAGCCCATGGGCGCGCTAACCGGACAGACCGCCGTCGAGATAGGTTTCCACGACGAATCTGATGGAGATTTTGGAGAATGGGCCAAACTCGCGCTCAACTTTCGTCCCTTGGATGAAATTATCGCAGGCATTGGACGACTCCGCGCTGGCAAACATCATTTCGGGGGCCAATCGAATCCCGAGATTAAGACCGCGAGGTTGCGTAGCGATGTATTGGGTGCGCTCGCCAAAGTGTTTGCGGACCGCGACGACTGGTTGACTGTCGAACGCCTGCGGGCGGCGGTGCCCGAGCCACAGTTGCGGCGATGGCAGCTGAACCTCGACTGGCATATGGTGCACCGGCATCCCAAGCACGCGAAGACAATCGAAGCGCTGAGTCGCCTTGAGGTGGCTTACGCCAGCGAGCCAGAGATGGCCGCCGAACTTGCAGAAATGCTGTGGCGCGTCACCGGCGATCGGGCTCGAGTTGTGACTTGGATCGAACGAGCGAGCCAACCCGAGAGTCCGGTCAAAGATGAAGTATTGAACTCGGGACCGAAAGTCCGTGAGCGACTCATTCTAACGCGAATTTTGGCGACGGTCAGGCTGCCGGTCGACGTGGAGAAGATCGTGCCCGAAATCTCGGGAAAGCGACGCTACGGCAGTTGGCTCTTCGACCGGGCGGTAACAAAGCTCGCCATTCTATGGGGTGAAGGGCGGGCAGGAAAGAACTACGAACCGAGTGAGCTTCGCATCGCTCTGCGACCTTTGCTTCGCCTCTACCATCATAGCCACAAAGAAACCCGTGACTGGGGATCATGGCATGATAGCGCCGGGCGCCGTAAGGAGTATTTCGAGTGGGTTGTGAGAGCTGTCGCGGCGCATGGCGCAGAAGCGGTGGCGGTAGTTGGAGAGGAGTTCGACCAAATTTGGGAGAACGAACAGGAGTCGACCTATTGGTCCGCGTCGCTCCGTCGCGACGTGGCGAAACGACTGTATCAGCACGATGGGAATCTCGACGCGTTTCGCCGACGGCTTGATGACTCCTCGCGAGCCTCCGCCAATCGATCTTTCCTGTTGGACGAAATCAGCTACGAGTTGACCGACATTGTGGAAACGTGGCTCTTGGCGAGCGCGCCCGACAAAGCGCGGGCCACGTATCGGCAATTTCTGGAATTGTCCTTTGCTATTCCAGAGAAAGACGGTGGATCTGCACTCGAGTGGATAATCTGGTGGGAACGCTCGCTGGATGGGGATCGCGGAAAATTTGCCGCGGGTGCACTTCATCTGGGTCGCCTGTTGGAGCGACTGCACGACCAGCGGCGAGGTGAAGATCTTGATGATGCGGGGGCAGCGTTTCTCCAGATTCTCGCCCAACGCGACTTGGCGCTTACTCATCAGTATGCGGTCCGGTTCTTGGATGCCGGGTTCCAGACGTTTTGCGTCGCGGTCGCAGCCGACATCCTGTCAATCTTGAAAACCGTGCCAGCCGAAGCGGATTTTGCCATCGTGCTGGCTACGGCGCTCCTCGTCCCGTGTGCAACCGGCACGCATGAGAATATCGCCCGAGCGATCGCGGACTTGCCGGCCAGAGACAGGGCTATTGATGAATGCCGACGAGAATTGATCGACGCGGTCGAAACGCTTGCCCTTCCACGAATGCGGAATGCTTGGATGGAGCGATTGCAGGGCAATACGGGGACGACGCACGAGGAAACAGACGATACCGACGAAACTGAGGCGAACGACGAATTCCAGAAGAAGGACAATGAAGCCCTCCAGCGCTGGAGAACTTTGAATTCGGCCGAGGCGTTTCTCGCGGCTTTTCGAGAACATTCCACCGCGCAAGAATCCATCTTCGTCAATCACGATCGTCGGGGTTATGTGCTCGACCGGATACCCAAAAAGGACTGGTCGACCTTGTTCGAGGCTGGCCTTCGGGAAGATTGGTCGCCTTTGGCGTTGAGTGCCTTCGCCCGCGAACTTCGCGCGCAGGGTTTACATGCCGAAGCGGCCCAGATTGCAGGTCGGGCGTTTGCGACCTCGGACGCGAAAGGGTGGAGCGAGATGAGGGATGGTGGAACAAGACTTCGTCCGGCCAAGGAATGGGTAGCGAGTGGTGGGGCAGAGGCCCGCGCCACCGTGTTCCGCCAGTGGATCGAAGACTACGCGGCGGGCAATGCCTACGCGCCCGCCACTCCAGCCAGTCTCCGCGAACTGTGTGAACTTTTCCTGGAGCGACCACCTTGGGCTCACCTCTGGAAAGAAATGGCCGAACAGCAGCTCGCCCTCGCGGAGGTTCGGTGCGAACCACTGCCTTTCGTTGAATCGGCCTCAGCAATAACTCCGCAGCAAATTGCGGAACACTGGATCATGTGGTGCGCAGAGCTTCCCGTTCCGGAGTTGCACGATGCCGCATTCAAGGCGCTGAGATCATTGGGCCGCGACCCTCGCCATTACCCATGGGTGCACGGGGTCTACGCGCGTTATCTCGAAATCAACGACGAGACTCAGTGTGAGGCATTGGCGCTGTTGACCGAGAACGCGGAACTGACTGCAGAGGCGCCAGTATCGTTGGTGAATCGCTGCCGTGAGCTGGTCAATCATCCTTCGGCGGTTGTGCGTGACTATGCCTTGGCCGCGATCGAGAAGTGGCCCGAGGCGAAAGCAACTGTGGTGGAGTCGTCAAGAAGCGAATTGCCCGTGATCTACAGATTGGTGCTACCGCCGATCCAGATGAAGGAATTCTCCTTGCCGATGGAGAGTTATCCCAAGGGCGCCCCGCCGATGGAAACCGAGGATCGATATGAGTGGGTGCTGCTCTACAAAGCGGAGCTAGAGACGATCGCGGACCACTCGGGTATTCCGTTTCAGAATCTCGTTTGGCGGCTCACCGACCTCATGCTCGCGGCGGATCGAGCTACCTGGTCCGCTGAAGCCGAGAAGAAGTTGATCGATCGGCTTGATTACGCAGGGCTCAAGTTGCCGTATCGACGGCTTCGGGGTCAGGCAGCATCACTGGCGTTGGTCCGGGTGCTGGCCGAGCTCTACGATGCGTCCCGGATTGATTTCGATCTCTATCAGGCACTGGGTGTGACGCTCAATCCGATTGATAAGGTCATCAGCGCAGCCAGACCAGTAACGATGCCACCGGAAATCGTTGTGCCGGAGACGCGATACCTGAAGCGATACGATCCCATTCCGTGGAATACGCTGCCGCAGGACCCATTGGACGTGTGCGTCAGAAAAATGCGGGACGGCCGTGCCGTGATAGCCGAACTTTCGCGTTTCAGGTATTGGGACCGCTCGTTGCCGACGGAAATCCGGAGTAGTGTGATTATTCCTGTTACTTCGGAGGCGCCTCCAACATGGAGGGAAGACTATGGGTTTGTTGCGACCAATCATATGTGGCGTGCGGATGCATATCCCATGCTGCCGGGCACAGGAGCCATCAGCAGTCCCGCAGTGGGTGGCAACGACTTCGGGGCGATGGTGGGATCTGGAGATTGGGTTGCGTTCAATTCGGCGATCGCACGGGCGCTAAAGTGGCGCCGTCGCGCAGGTTCGATGTTCGGTTGGGAAAACGCGGATGGGATACTCCAAGTTGAAACCATCTGGTGGAGCCGCGGGCCCTACTATCGGGTGGATACACATCAAGAGGCGTTGAGCGCCCAAGGCTGGCTGATCGTAGCGACACCAGATGCGGTCAAGTCGTTTAAGGCGATCACTCCCCTGTTTCGCCGCGCTGCGGTTCAACGCACGACCTCTGGTCGTGATCGCGAGCCGTCGACCTTGTTGGAAAGATCGGAGGAGTTGGCCGATTCGGAGACGTGA
- a CDS encoding DUF4238 domain-containing protein: protein MPAEQPRKHHYLPQFYLKGFADKDGRLWQYAREDGKLVMVNVTKAGAEKDYHRLDVQDPKVDQFGAEKIMAEIEGTQAKVLRAVLVNPAAAEEHRVELLGLTQFMFYRVPKVRDMLVNATEATLVASTKVMEKNKAFDDMPEELKRHPGGRSLTEAFRIKPKNWYVVWQMLRLGTDRKLYELLYRRNLSVLVAKGFRRFITGDAAVAIYDRKHGSTPWKAAGFASATTEFSFPLSSNLLLLVSHESSPGVFNLNDDEVRDFNRRTIVWSERFLFAECFDSLTLHDIVVLSGRRAGFSTQNIEAVDGIYTINQMKPVHPALVAVDG from the coding sequence ATGCCGGCTGAGCAACCGCGGAAACACCACTACCTGCCGCAATTCTACCTGAAGGGGTTTGCGGACAAGGATGGTCGCCTTTGGCAATATGCCCGCGAGGACGGGAAGCTGGTGATGGTGAACGTGACCAAGGCCGGTGCGGAAAAGGACTATCATCGGCTTGATGTGCAAGACCCGAAGGTCGATCAATTCGGGGCGGAAAAGATCATGGCGGAGATCGAAGGCACCCAAGCCAAGGTGCTGCGTGCGGTGTTGGTGAACCCGGCGGCCGCGGAAGAGCACCGGGTGGAACTCTTGGGCCTGACCCAGTTCATGTTCTACCGGGTCCCGAAAGTACGGGACATGCTGGTGAATGCGACGGAGGCAACGCTGGTGGCCTCGACGAAGGTGATGGAGAAGAACAAAGCCTTTGACGACATGCCGGAAGAATTGAAACGGCACCCCGGGGGCCGCAGCCTCACGGAGGCATTTCGGATCAAACCGAAGAACTGGTATGTAGTGTGGCAGATGCTTCGCTTGGGGACGGATCGAAAGCTATATGAATTGCTCTATCGCCGTAATCTTTCCGTTCTGGTTGCAAAAGGGTTCCGGCGTTTCATCACCGGGGACGCGGCGGTGGCCATCTATGATCGAAAGCACGGCTCTACGCCTTGGAAGGCCGCAGGCTTCGCAAGCGCGACCACAGAATTTTCATTCCCGTTGTCGTCCAACCTCCTGCTGCTCGTCAGTCACGAGAGTTCGCCGGGAGTCTTCAATCTTAACGATGACGAGGTGCGCGATTTCAACCGACGGACAATCGTTTGGTCGGAGCGGTTCTTGTTCGCCGAATGCTTCGATTCCCTGACGCTTCACGATATAGTAGTGCTATCCGGCCGGCGCGCGGGATTCTCGACGCAGAATATTGAAGCGGTGGATGGGATCTACACGATCAACCAAATGAAACCCGTGCATCCGGCGCTGGTGGCGGTCGATGGATAA
- a CDS encoding toll/interleukin-1 receptor domain-containing protein — MTSDAKGTTPMTVFVSYTHDSMEHDARVLALAKELRHRGFDCDLDQFHANQSWPTWMENRIAWAEKVIVVCTETYLRRWQNNEKPGIGLGAQWESLLTRQWLYESPEVHNKFVPMVFDRSDLQYIPMPLRDVTRIVITDGYDGLVRRLLDIPPAEAPPVRTAVPQLSLAPDFFTAGAQEHTPHAGLHPEAEELISNLLPISTPEIIRTAKVVRKKKGGPFPAELERSWTQTGKTEPRPVGFWIDDGVLHTFEDLDGVVWRDLFRRGVLVAHTPIPTKTWSQSNSFADQGRFIKLLNKSLHQLCAESQTEATLGYSKQMKCWLFQAQAGRRIGHLKTRAIKLNASRMIYKAIKNKLSDDPEAIQHWQHEAFRYKFQRFGSAWYLVLTPYWAFTSDGVESPSRWQKKSSANMRKPEKNRAVLGHVLFWASVLCRDADLLRSAPKLQIHPPVRLGVTPSIRDVDWLKVAKEAERTELEADLAAEVLL; from the coding sequence ATGACATCGGACGCCAAAGGAACGACACCCATGACCGTGTTCGTGAGTTACACTCACGACTCAATGGAGCATGATGCCCGGGTTTTGGCACTTGCGAAAGAACTACGGCATCGCGGATTCGACTGTGATCTCGACCAATTCCACGCGAACCAAAGCTGGCCGACCTGGATGGAGAATCGGATCGCGTGGGCCGAGAAGGTGATCGTTGTCTGTACCGAGACCTATCTCCGCCGCTGGCAAAATAACGAGAAACCCGGGATTGGTCTCGGTGCCCAATGGGAAAGCCTCCTGACACGGCAGTGGCTGTATGAATCACCCGAGGTGCACAACAAATTCGTGCCGATGGTCTTCGACCGGAGCGACCTGCAGTATATACCGATGCCGCTGCGCGACGTGACACGGATCGTCATCACGGACGGATACGATGGCTTGGTGCGGCGACTGCTGGACATCCCGCCAGCGGAGGCGCCCCCGGTGCGCACCGCGGTGCCGCAGTTGTCACTGGCCCCGGACTTTTTCACGGCGGGCGCCCAAGAGCATACCCCGCATGCGGGATTGCACCCAGAAGCGGAGGAATTGATTTCGAACCTGCTACCGATCTCCACCCCGGAGATCATCCGCACCGCCAAGGTTGTCCGGAAGAAGAAAGGAGGGCCATTCCCGGCCGAACTTGAACGTTCGTGGACGCAAACGGGAAAAACGGAACCGAGGCCGGTCGGTTTTTGGATCGACGACGGCGTGCTGCACACCTTTGAAGACCTCGATGGCGTGGTCTGGCGCGACCTGTTCCGGCGTGGTGTCCTCGTGGCGCACACGCCGATCCCGACGAAGACATGGTCGCAGTCCAATTCCTTCGCCGACCAAGGCCGATTCATCAAGCTGCTGAACAAGTCGCTGCACCAGCTTTGTGCGGAGAGCCAGACCGAGGCCACGCTCGGCTACAGCAAGCAGATGAAATGCTGGCTGTTTCAGGCGCAGGCCGGCCGGCGAATCGGGCACCTAAAGACCCGCGCCATCAAGCTCAACGCATCGCGGATGATCTACAAGGCGATCAAGAACAAGCTGTCGGACGATCCGGAGGCGATCCAGCACTGGCAGCACGAAGCGTTCCGTTACAAGTTTCAGCGATTCGGCTCCGCTTGGTATCTCGTGCTCACACCGTATTGGGCTTTCACCTCCGACGGGGTCGAGAGTCCGAGCCGGTGGCAGAAGAAATCGAGCGCCAACATGCGCAAGCCAGAAAAGAACCGTGCGGTGCTAGGCCACGTGCTGTTCTGGGCGTCGGTCTTGTGCCGCGACGCCGACCTGCTGCGTTCCGCACCCAAGCTGCAGATTCATCCGCCGGTGCGCCTAGGCGTGACGCCTTCGATCCGGGACGTCGATTGGCTCAAGGTGGCCAAGGAAGCGGAGCGGACCGAACTGGAGGCTGATTTGGCGGCGGAGGTGCTGTTATGA